A single Eulemur rufifrons isolate Redbay chromosome 9, OSU_ERuf_1, whole genome shotgun sequence DNA region contains:
- the RFNG gene encoding beta-1,3-N-acetylglucosaminyltransferase radical fringe: protein MSRARGALCRACLALAAALAVLLLLPLPLPRAPARTPAPAPPAALPGLRPDDVFIAVKTTRKNHEPRLRLLLRTWISRARRQTFIFTDGDDPELELRGGGRVINTNCSAVRTRQALCCKMSVEYDKFIESGRKWFCHVDDDNYVNPESLLHLLSTFSPSQDVYLGRPSLDHPIEATERVQGGGTATTVKFWFATGGAGFCLSRGLALKMSPWASLGSFMSTAERVRLPDDCTVGYIVEGLLGARLLHSPFFHSHLENLQGLPQDAVLQQVTLSYGGPENPHNVVNVAGVFSLQQDPTRFKSIHCLLYPDTAWCPRQGDPASR from the exons ATGAGCCGCGCGCGGGGGGCGCTGTGCCGGGCGTGCCTCGCGCTGGCCGCGGCCCTGGccgtgctgctgctgctgccgctgccgctgccccGCGCGCCCGCCCGgacccccgccccggccccgcccgccgccctccCCGGCCTGCGGCCCGACGACGTCTTCATCGCCGTCAAGACCACCCGAAAGAACCACGAGCCGCGCTTGCGGCTGCTGCTGCGCACCTGGATCTCCCGGGCCCGCCGGCAG ACGTTCATCTTCACCGACGGGGACGACCCTGAGCTCGAGCTCCGGGGAG GCGGACGCGTCATCAACACCAACTGCTCTGCCGTGCGCACCCGCCAGGCCCTCTGCTGCAAGATGTCGGTGGAATATGACAAGTTCATTGAGTCCGGGCGCAA GTGGTTCTGCCATGTGGACGACGACAACTACGTGAACCCCGAAAGCCTCCTGCATCTGCTGTCTACCTTCTCGCCCAGCCAGGATGTCTACTTGGGGCGGCCCAGCCTGGACCACCCCATCGAGGCCACCGAGAGGGTCCAGGGAGGCGGAACC GCGACCACGGTCAAGTTCTGGTTTGCCACCGGTGGGGCCGGATTCTGCCTTAGCAGAGGCCTCGCCCTCAAGATGAGCCCGTGGGCCag cctgggCAGTTTCATGAGCACGGCTGAGCGAGTACGGCTGCCCGATGACTGCACGGTGGGCTACATCGTGGAGGGGCTGTTGGGTGCCCGCCTGCTGCACAGCCCCTTCTTCCACTCCCACCTGGAGAACCTGCAGGGGCTGCCGCAGGACGCCGTGCTCCAGCAG GTCACCTTGAGCTACGGGGGTCCCGAGAACCCCCATAACGTGGTGAACGTGGCCGGAGTCTTCAGCCTGCAGCAGGATCCCACACG GTTTAAGTCCATCCACTGCCTTCTCTACCCAGACACGGCCTGGTGCCCCAGGCAGGGTGACCCCGCCTCTCGGTGA